GAGGCTGTGCGCATCGGCCCTGCTTTGAACGTCACGGACTGAATGAGGGGGAGAACCGATGCCCCAGCCTCTGCGAGCACAAACAACAATATCCATGCCAGTTGCCTTCCAACTGACTTCTACCTGCACTGGGAAACAGCTGTGCCAAGATCCACGAAATGTGGTACATGCTTCTGCCAAATATCGTGTTATCGTTAAATAGCACAAGATCAGGACGTTATCTCTTTACCTCACATGAGGTGCCAAGGGGAAGGAACATGGAGCTTGACAAGAACGAGTTTTTCAGGCATGCCACGCTCAGAATCTGCAGCAACCCGGATATTGGGGCGTATCCTCGAGAAGCAAAACTCTTTGCAGCGCCTGTTACTATTCTCATTCGTCAAGTGGAAGCACTGGACCGACCAAGTAGACTGATAGACTGACAGTCGAAATACCGGATACAGGAGGAATTGTAGTAAGAGGTACCGCGGTTCCGATTGAGGCAGCGTTGAGTAATTTCAGTGGACGATTGTGAGCAAGTGCAAATGGAATCTGAAAGAGCCACCCCAAAACCCCTTGCTCCGGAATCTCGGAGGGCCGTTCACGTCTTACTTGCAAGCGGCTAACCGGACGCTGCTGGTATGAGCCGTTTTTAATTGTGGAAAATGGAGAATCTCGTAGTGGAAAAAAATCTAACCTGCAAAGAATTGGAATCAAGGGTTAAGGAGTTAGAAGAAGAGATCGAGAAGTGCAAAAGAGCTGAGAAAGATTTGCTGAAAGAGAAGAGTTTTTCAGAAGCGCTAATTAAAAGCCTACCAGGTGTTTTCTACGTCTTTGATCAAGAATTGAGAAATGTTCGATGGAATGAGAATCTTGAACAGGTGACGGGGTATTCTTCCGAAGAACGATCGCGAATGGGTCCTCTTGATACTTTTGAAGGAGAGGACAAGAGGGTTGTCGCAGAGGCGATTAATGAAGTCTTGATTAAAGGTGAGGGCTTTGTAGAGGCAAATATTGCATCAAAAACCGGGAAGAAGACCCCTTATTTTTTCACCGGAGTCCGAGCTGAGATTGATAATTCCACATATGTAGTAGGAATGGGAATAGACATCACCGAGCGCAAGCGGGCCGAAGAAGAGCGTCGGCAGCTTTCTCGCCAACGCCTTCAAACCTGCAATGTTATGGCTCATGAACTTCGAAATGCCCTAGTAAAACTTGGTTTTGTCTTTTCGGCCATCAATTCGGTTATGGGGTTTCTTCGGGAACAGTGGGAAATGGAGCTGCGAAAAGCCTTTCCGGGTCTGGAAGACAAAAGCGCCATTCTCATGCGGCTAGGGGAGTTGATCGTCTTGAAGCAGGCTCTTCTTGGCGACCAAAAAGAGTTGAGGCAATTGAGTGAAGAACTCATGGCTGAGCAGGTGGCAGTGGCCAACCTCTATCTTTTGCCTGAACAGGAAAAGAGCTGGCTTCATAATAAGATTCGCCCGAAGTGGCGTCGTCTATTGGCTGAAAGCCGAGCCTGGGAGGAAGACAAAGAGGAGGTGTGGGAGCTATTGAGTCGTCTGGAGAATGCTATCCGGATTGTGCAGGATGAAGATCTCGCCCAAAAAATGGCACACCTTCCCGAAGATCTTCGGATCAAATGGCAGAAGCTTGCCTGCACCCAGTTTTCGGCAACCAATCTTTCCCTGCTGGAGGATGTTTTGCATCTTCTCGATCATCCCGGGATGAACATTCGATATAAAGTTCAGCTTAAGAAGCTAATTACCTTCCTGAAAGCTCTTGCGGACATTTCCTTCGTAATAGAAGACCGAATGAATCAGTTGCTTTTTTCTTTGAAAAGCGGAGAGCAGCAGGAAGGGTTTTGGGGTACTGATGATCGTAATTACGCCGCTGATTGATCTCAGCAGCGACGCATGCATTCAGGGGTAAAACTGGCCGCGCATTTAGGATTCTGTGTCCTAGTACTACAACGAGAGATTATTGGTCGAGCAGCCAAGTGTCACACCCAAAGGCCTCGTCGCCTGCTGAATTTCACCCTTTCACCTCCCTGGTGGATTCCGTTTTCTCCCTGAGGCGTTTCAAAAGGTTCTCGAAGGACTCGCCGTTCAAAATGGAGGCAAATTGCCCACGGTAATTGCTAACCAAACTGACTCCCTCGAACGAGGCGAGTTAGAGGAAGGTCTTCACGCAGCCTTCCGCCTTTGATCCGGATGTAGCACCGCAGCTTTTCGATTTCATCCCCCGGCCCTTCGATGGCTTGTGCGATGGCACTCTCGCACCTGTCGCATTGGTCAAGAACAAGAGTCCTGTAAATGATTGCGTTCCCCGGTGGTCATTCCATGGCCGCAACTTCCACCCAGATGGAATGATAGAGCAACCCCAGCCCCTTGAGAGCATATGAAAGCTGCTGCCCAAGAGGGCTTTCGCTCGGGTGTTGCGCCCCATTTTCCCAGTGGATGTGAATGCTCAAATCGGTCTCCACAGTGGGATGATGATAGACCCTGATCGAGGCAGCAAGCCCGGATTCCTTTTGCTTGAAAACCTGGCTCAACAACTCGTCGACCATTTGCCTGTTCGCTTTCACCAGAGAGCGCAGTGTGATGACCTCTATCCATTTCATGGTAATTCTCCTCTTCGGGTCGAGCAGGATCAAATGTCCTGCATCGATCCGTGGCGCTTGCCTATGACCTCCAGGGTGTCGTTCACGACCATGAATGCGTGGGGGTCGATGTCAAACACCAGCTCCTTCATCTTTGAGAGCTCCGTCAGGGTGATGATGCTGAAGATGACTTTCTTGCTGCTCCCGGTATAAGCTCCCGTGCCTTCGAGAAGAGTGGCTCCGCGATGCAGCCGGTTCAGGATCTGCGCGGTAATGGCATCGGCGCAGTCCGTTATGACCAGGATCGCCTTTCGCTGGTTGAAGCTGGTAAGGATCGAGTCCATGACCTTCCCGCTGACAAACATGAAGATCAGGCTGTACAGCGCCCGCTCCAGGCCGAAGAAATGGGCTGCGACCGCAAGCACCAGGGCATTAGAGAGAAAGCTCATTGCCCCCATCCGCAGTCCGAGCTTCTTTCTCAAGTAGACCAGCAGGATTTCCGTCCCGCCGCCCGAGCCCTGAGAGCGCAGCGTGATTCCGACGCCGGCTCCACAGATTATCCCGCCCAGAATGGCTGCCAGGATGGGGTTCTCGATGTGCGGGAGTTTTGGGAAGATGAGCCCGGTCGCAGTGGAGAACATGACCATGCCCAATACAGTGTAGAGCATGAATTTCCGGCTTACCCCGAACCAGCCGAGCAACATGAGAGGGATGTTCAAGACGAGGTAGGCGAGTCCAATGTTGAGCCAGGGGAAGAGATAATGCCCGATTAAGGAGATCCCCATGATCCCTCCGCTCAAGAATCCCTGAGAGACAATTACTCCATTAATGCCGACGGCGTAGACGATGCTGCCCGCACTGATCAACAGCACGTTCACGAGCACGCGTCTCCAGGGATTCGGCATTCCTGTCGAGCAGGCTCGAGACCCAGGCTCCGAATGTGTCTGCATTCCCGAATGTGTTTGCATAGATACTGAGATCCTTCTTCAGTTTCAGACGTGCCGGGCACAAGTGTTCCGTTTTTCAACTCGGCTTTCAGCCGCTCCCACGCATCAATCCAAAGCGACGGGGACCGGTTTGGCGTTCCAGATGTCCCTGCAATACTCTCGGATGGCGCGATCCGAGGAGAACTTGCCCATACGGGCGGTGTTCAGGATAGACATGCGTGTCCACCGATCCCGGTCGCGGTAGGCCGCATCGACCTGTCCCTGCACATCGACGTAGGACGCAAAATCGGCAAAAAGCATGAAGGTGTCATGGAAAAGAAGCGAGTCGACCAGGGGTTTGAACAACTCCCGATCGCCGTTGGAAAAATCGCCCGAACGGATACGCTCGACGACCCCCTGGAGCTCCGGGTTCCTCGAGTAGTATTCCATGGGCTGGTATCCGCCCTTTTGAAGCGAGCACACTTGCTCGGCCGTGAGCCCAAACAGGAAGAAGTTTTCCGCGCCCACTTCCTCTCTGATTTCAACGTTGGCCCCATCCAGGGTCCCGATGGTCAAGGCGCCGTTCATGGAGAGCTTCATGTTCCCGGTTCCCGAGGCCTCCTTGCCGGCCGTCGAGATCTGCTCCGACAAGTCGGCGGCGGGGTAGATGAATTTCGCGTTCTTGACGTTGAGATCGGGGAAGAAGACGACCTTGATGCGTCCGGCCACGTCAGGGTCGTGGTTGACCACCTCGGCCACGGAGTTGATCAGCTTGATGATCCGTTTGGCCATGAAATAACCGGGGGCGGCTTTCCCCCCGAATATAAAGGTCCTCGGGCACATGTCGTACGCCGGGTTCTCCTTGATGCGGTTATAAAGGGCAACAATGTGCAGAACGTTCAGATGCTGGCGCTTGTATTCGTGGATCCTTTTCACCTGGATATCGAAAAGCGATGACGGATCAACTTCGATCCCGGTGCGTTCGCGGATGAGTCCGGCAAGAGTCTTCTTGTTCTCGTGCTTCACCCGGCGCCATTCCTCTCGAAAAGCGGTGTCGTTGACAAACTTCTCGATCTGCCGAAGCTCTTCCGACCTGCTGATCCAGGTTTCGCCGATCTTTCCCGTAATGAGACGGCTCAAGCCGGGATTGCTCAAAACCATGAACCGGCGCGGTGTGACCCCGTTGGTCTTGTTGCTGAATTTCTCCGGCATCATCTCGAAGAAGTCACGCAAAACGTCTTGCTCGAGCAGCCGCGTGTGGAGCTCCGCGACACCATTGATGGCATGGCTGCCCACGCAGGCCAGGTGCGCCATGCGCACATAACGTCCCCCGCTTTCGTCGATGAGGGACATCCTGGCCACGCGGGCTTCGTCTCCCTGGAACCTGTTCCTGACCTCATCGAGGAAACGACGGTTGATCTCGTTGATGATCTCCATGTGCCTGGGGAAGAGAGCCATATAGAGGTCGTTTTTGCCGGGGCCTTCCAGGCCTTCCAGAAAACGTCCCTGGGTGTAGAAGAGGTGCTCGCGGAACGTGCGTCGCAAGCCCTCGATGCTCATGTCTGAACGAGCGGCCATGGAACCGATCCCCGCGGATTCCCCGAGATTCATTTTATTTACTGTTTTCTTTGCCATCTTGTCCTCCATCGTGCTTGTGACCCAGCGACTTCAACCCGGTCGCGCTTGCATCCCGACATTTCGATAGAGCAGTAATCATGCCAATCTAAATTATGCTATAAAATCCATTAATTAAATAGAATGATCTTGTCGTGCCCGAACGTTTCGTCCTATGGGACGAAATTCATTGCCCTATGGTCCGAATGCGTGCTATGTTCCGGGAAGATGGTGACTTATGCCGCCAATGGCGGAGAAGAGGAGGGAATGAAAATGACAAACGTGGACGAGGACCTTTTTTTTCGCGAGGCAACGCTGCGTCTTTGCAGCAGCCTTGATATCCAAGTGGCCCTGAATCGCTGTTATGAATACATCAGGGCTTTCATTCCTGTGATGCAGGCTCACCTGCACATACTGGATTTTGAGCAGAATGTGCTACGACTCGTGGCATTGGTCGGCGCCGTCTTGCCGGAAGGCGAAGAGCACATCCTGCATTTGCCCGAGAAAGGGCGCCGTGAGGGAGCAGCCTTCTGGAAAACCGGAGAAGTCATCCGGATCGTGAACCAGCCGGATCCAATCAAGGTGAACCCGGAGATACTCCGAAGGCTTGGATTCAGAGAGAACGTTTCATATATGAGCATGGTCCTGGAGCTCGAAGGGAGCCGGATCGGGAACCTTGGATTGATGGCGGACGGTGTGAATCAGTATACCGATGAGCATGCCCGGCTGCTCAGGCTGCTCCGGGAGCCGATGTCCATTGCCATGTCCAATGCGCTGGAGCACCAGGAGGTCATCCGGTTCAAGCAGATGCTGGCTGACGATAATAAATACCTGCTGGATGAACTGCGCTCGGTTTCGGGAGATGAAATCATCGGTGCGGACTTTGGCCTGAACATGGTCATGAGAATGGTAGAACAGGTGGCCCCCCTTGACAGTCCCGTGCTCTTGCTCGGTGAAACCGGTACGGGAAAGGAGCTTATCGCCAACGCGATCCACAGCTCCTCCCCACGCAAAGACGGGCCGTTTATAAAGGTGAACTGCGGCGCCATCCCTGAAACGCTTCTGGATAGCGAGCTATTCGGTCATGAGAAGGGTGCTTTCACCGGTGCCATCAGCCGGAAGAGAGGGCGCTTCGAACGTGCCGACAAGGGTACCATCTTTCTTGACGAAATAGGAGAGCTCCCAGCCCAGGCCCAAGTGAGGCTTCTGCACGTCCTGCAGAGAAAAGAGATCGAACGGGTGGGTGGAACCAGTTCCATACCCGTGGATATCCGTATCATATCGGCCACCCACAGGAATTTGCAGGAGATGGTGGGTTCGGGGCAATTCAGGGAGGATCTGTGGTTCCGCATCAATGTCTTTCCCATCATGATCCCGCCTTTGAGGCAAAGAAGAGGCGACATCCCATCCCTGGTGCACCACTTCATCCATCGGAAATCCATGGAGCTTAAGCTCAAAGAAAGGCCCAGGCTCGCCCCCGATGCCATGGACACGCTCACCGCCTACGACTGGCCGGGCAACGTACGAGAGCTCGAAAACACGATCGAGCGAGCTCTCATACAGCACCGTACCGGTGGACCGCTCTCATTCGAAGCGCTTCTTCCCCTGGCAGCTCCCGACAAGGTCGTCCAGAGCCAAAGTAGTCAAAATGAGCCTCTCGTGCCGCTGGATGAGATGAACGCCCGGCATATCAGGAGAGCCCTGGAGAAAGCAGGCGGCAAGATCTATGGACCGGGTGGGGCAGCGCAGATCCTGAACATCAATCCAAGTACTCTACGCAAGCGCATGAACAAGCTGGGAATTTCCTATGGCAGGAAAAGCTGGCGTCTTTGATTCGATGTAATACCTCTTCATTTATCAAGGATGAAGCCATTGGTTATGAAGTCAAAAATGAACGGTTCGATTTGCTCGTAGGTGTATTTTCCACTTATCGTGGTTCTCAAGCACATGATTTCGATGATTCCGGTCAGCGTGTATGCTGTGAGGTCTGGATCGATTTTTCGAAATATGCCTTCCTCAATTCCTTTTTCTATGTCCCGGATGACGGGTTGGGTAAGAGCATGATAGGCCTTCTTGATCTTCTCGTGGGGCCACTGGTCTTCGCCGACCATTTCAGCACGCAACTGATTCAAGATCTCATTGTATTTCAAGTAGTTTTCATAAAAGATCCTGCCCCGGATCGACAACCTTTTAACGATGTTCTCCTCCTGCTTCAAGGCTTCCCTTGCATCGCCGATGATAGCCCGTATCACCGCATCCACGACATCGACGAAGAGCTCCTTCTTGTCTTCAAAGTAGATGTAGAACGTACCGGTCGAGATACCCAAGGAGGCGGTTATGTCTCTGACTTTGACCTTTTGGTAGCCTTTTTCGGAAAAAACCTTGATGGCCGCGTTGACAATCTCCTGCCTTTTCTTGTCCTTCGCCTTTGTGGTGTTAGTAATCTCTCTGGCCGCAGGTTCGTGTGAATCCCTGTTCTCGCCGTCTCTTTCCTCCAGCTCCGCCAGGCTCTCTTTGAGAAACGAAAGCGGCATCCGGCCCGCAGCCTTGATTTTTTGAATGTTTTGAAGCCTTTTGAGATGACTCTCGTCGTAGTAGGCCATCGTTCGGCCGCTCTTTACAGGCGGATGGAGCAAGCCTTGTCTCATGTAGAAGTGTATGGTCGTCCTTGGGACGCCCGCTCTCTTTTCCAGCTCATTGATCCGCATGAACCCTTTATTGCTCATCATCCGCTCTCCATTTTGGTAATGAATGTTCATTCATCACTATATAGACTACTGGAGGCAACCGCGGATGTCAAGCTCTCCACCAGTGCCTCCGTGCTTCCTTCATCACCCCCTTCACACGCTGGACTCTATAGAGTAGAATTCTACAGAGTCCAGGCGTTTCTTTTTGCGTCCGAAGCGAATCAGTCTGCTGAACGCCTTTTCTCATAGAAATAACAGTAGCTAATCCAGTCTCTTACAGCTGTTCACCCGATTTTGGGTTGCAGAATGTTTATCCGTTGACAGCCACAACACTGTCTAGTAACTATAGTCACGAATGTTCGTTCGAACTATGTAGACTAATGAAAAGAGATCTCAACAGCATCCCGCAGAGCTGAGCCAATGGGGTTCCCGAAACACAGGCATGGTGCAACTAAAGCTTCGGCTGCGAAAAAGGGGTAAAGATGAGTAAGAGCAAAATCGCGATCGTCGGCATTGGAGAAGTCCCCACGGGAATCTATCCACAGCGATTGCCCTGAGAAATCATTTAGTAGTGCTGTTGA
This region of Desulforhabdus amnigena genomic DNA includes:
- a CDS encoding MerR family transcriptional regulator — translated: MMSNKGFMRINELEKRAGVPRTTIHFYMRQGLLHPPVKSGRTMAYYDESHLKRLQNIQKIKAAGRMPLSFLKESLAELEERDGENRDSHEPAAREITNTTKAKDKKRQEIVNAAIKVFSEKGYQKVKVRDITASLGISTGTFYIYFEDKKELFVDVVDAVIRAIIGDAREALKQEENIVKRLSIRGRIFYENYLKYNEILNQLRAEMVGEDQWPHEKIKKAYHALTQPVIRDIEKGIEEGIFRKIDPDLTAYTLTGIIEIMCLRTTISGKYTYEQIEPFIFDFITNGFILDK
- a CDS encoding sigma-54-dependent Fis family transcriptional regulator; this encodes MKMTNVDEDLFFREATLRLCSSLDIQVALNRCYEYIRAFIPVMQAHLHILDFEQNVLRLVALVGAVLPEGEEHILHLPEKGRREGAAFWKTGEVIRIVNQPDPIKVNPEILRRLGFRENVSYMSMVLELEGSRIGNLGLMADGVNQYTDEHARLLRLLREPMSIAMSNALEHQEVIRFKQMLADDNKYLLDELRSVSGDEIIGADFGLNMVMRMVEQVAPLDSPVLLLGETGTGKELIANAIHSSSPRKDGPFIKVNCGAIPETLLDSELFGHEKGAFTGAISRKRGRFERADKGTIFLDEIGELPAQAQVRLLHVLQRKEIERVGGTSSIPVDIRIISATHRNLQEMVGSGQFREDLWFRINVFPIMIPPLRQRRGDIPSLVHHFIHRKSMELKLKERPRLAPDAMDTLTAYDWPGNVRELENTIERALIQHRTGGPLSFEALLPLAAPDKVVQSQSSQNEPLVPLDEMNARHIRRALEKAGGKIYGPGGAAQILNINPSTLRKRMNKLGISYGRKSWRL
- a CDS encoding YitT family protein — encoded protein: MNVLLISAGSIVYAVGINGVIVSQGFLSGGIMGISLIGHYLFPWLNIGLAYLVLNIPLMLLGWFGVSRKFMLYTVLGMVMFSTATGLIFPKLPHIENPILAAILGGIICGAGVGITLRSQGSGGGTEILLVYLRKKLGLRMGAMSFLSNALVLAVAAHFFGLERALYSLIFMFVSGKVMDSILTSFNQRKAILVITDCADAITAQILNRLHRGATLLEGTGAYTGSSKKVIFSIITLTELSKMKELVFDIDPHAFMVVNDTLEVIGKRHGSMQDI
- a CDS encoding PAS domain-containing protein, coding for MEKNLTCKELESRVKELEEEIEKCKRAEKDLLKEKSFSEALIKSLPGVFYVFDQELRNVRWNENLEQVTGYSSEERSRMGPLDTFEGEDKRVVAEAINEVLIKGEGFVEANIASKTGKKTPYFFTGVRAEIDNSTYVVGMGIDITERKRAEEERRQLSRQRLQTCNVMAHELRNALVKLGFVFSAINSVMGFLREQWEMELRKAFPGLEDKSAILMRLGELIVLKQALLGDQKELRQLSEELMAEQVAVANLYLLPEQEKSWLHNKIRPKWRRLLAESRAWEEDKEEVWELLSRLENAIRIVQDEDLAQKMAHLPEDLRIKWQKLACTQFSATNLSLLEDVLHLLDHPGMNIRYKVQLKKLITFLKALADISFVIEDRMNQLLFSLKSGEQQEGFWGTDDRNYAAD